A part of Aquaspirillum sp. LM1 genomic DNA contains:
- the atpA gene encoding F0F1 ATP synthase subunit alpha: protein MQLNPSEISELIRVKIQNLPSSTEVRTTGTVVSVTDGIVRVHGLADVMQGEMLEFPGNTFGLAMNLERDSVGAVVLGEYEHISEGDEVKTTGRILEVPVGPELIGRVVNSLGQPIDGKGPLNTKLTSPIEKIAPGVIARKSVDQPMQTGLKAIDSMVPVGRGQRELIIGDRQTGKTAVALDTIVNQKGSGVICIYVAIGQKASSIANVVRKLEEHDALGHTIVVAASASEAAALQYIAPYSGCTMGEYFRDRGQDALIVYDDLSKQAVAYRQISLLLRRPPGREAYPGDVFYLHSRLLERAARVNADYVEKFTNGEVKGKTGSLTALPIIETQAGDVSAFVPTNVISITDGQIFLETDLFNSGIRPAINAGISVSRVGGAAQTKVIKKLGGGIRLALAQYRELASFAQFASDLDEATRKQLQHGEVVTELMKQKQFSTLKVSEMALTLYAVTKGYYESVPVKQALAFEAAFLSHMKANHADLLAAIEASGDLSGDNEKILAKALESFKSGFNFN, encoded by the coding sequence ATGCAGTTAAACCCTTCTGAAATCAGCGAGTTGATTCGCGTGAAGATTCAGAACCTGCCGTCCAGCACCGAAGTGCGTACCACCGGTACCGTCGTTTCGGTGACGGATGGTATCGTCCGCGTCCACGGCCTGGCCGATGTGATGCAGGGCGAAATGCTCGAATTCCCGGGCAACACCTTCGGTCTCGCCATGAACCTCGAGCGTGACTCGGTGGGTGCTGTGGTGCTGGGTGAATACGAGCACATCAGTGAAGGCGACGAAGTCAAGACCACTGGCCGTATTCTGGAAGTCCCGGTTGGCCCGGAACTGATCGGTCGCGTGGTGAACTCCCTGGGTCAGCCGATTGACGGCAAAGGCCCGCTGAACACCAAACTGACTTCGCCGATCGAAAAGATCGCACCGGGCGTGATTGCCCGTAAATCGGTTGACCAACCGATGCAAACCGGCCTGAAGGCCATCGACTCGATGGTTCCGGTTGGCCGTGGCCAGCGTGAGCTGATCATCGGTGACCGCCAAACCGGTAAAACCGCCGTTGCCCTTGACACCATCGTCAACCAAAAAGGCTCCGGCGTCATTTGTATCTACGTGGCAATTGGCCAAAAAGCCTCTTCGATTGCCAACGTGGTGCGCAAGCTGGAAGAACACGACGCCCTGGGTCACACCATCGTTGTGGCTGCCTCGGCTTCTGAAGCAGCTGCCCTGCAATACATTGCACCGTACTCCGGTTGCACCATGGGCGAATACTTCCGTGACCGTGGCCAGGATGCCCTGATTGTATACGACGACTTGTCCAAACAAGCCGTGGCTTACCGTCAGATTTCCCTGCTGCTGCGTCGTCCGCCGGGCCGTGAAGCCTATCCTGGCGACGTGTTCTATCTGCACAGCCGCCTGCTCGAACGCGCTGCCCGCGTGAACGCCGACTACGTCGAAAAGTTCACCAACGGCGAAGTGAAGGGCAAAACCGGTTCGCTGACCGCTCTGCCGATCATCGAAACCCAAGCCGGTGACGTGTCTGCTTTCGTGCCGACCAACGTGATTTCGATTACCGACGGTCAGATCTTCCTGGAAACTGACCTGTTCAACTCGGGTATCCGTCCGGCCATTAACGCCGGTATCTCGGTGTCCCGCGTGGGTGGTGCAGCGCAGACCAAGGTCATCAAGAAACTGGGCGGTGGTATTCGTCTGGCTCTGGCTCAGTATCGCGAACTTGCCTCGTTTGCCCAGTTTGCTTCCGATCTGGATGAAGCAACCCGCAAACAGCTGCAACACGGCGAAGTGGTGACCGAGCTGATGAAGCAGAAGCAATTCTCGACCCTGAAAGTGTCCGAGATGGCGCTGACGCTGTATGCCGTGACCAAGGGTTACTACGAAAGCGTTCCGGTCAAGCAAGCCCTGGCATTCGAAGCGGCATTCCTGTCGCATATGAAGGCCAACCATGCTGACCTGCTGGCTGCCATTGAAGCGTCTGGTGATTTGTCTGGCGACAACGAGAAAATTCTGGCCAAGGCCCTCGAGTCGTTCAAATCCGGCTTCAATTTCAACTGA
- a CDS encoding F0F1 ATP synthase subunit delta: MAEIITVARPYAEAVFRLAKDEKRLLPWGDALTILAAMMENSDAVTYVTHPKRTAQEAEKLIVDVLGDRADSEVKNFIAVLLENHRLTLLPEIARQFELLKSREESVVEATVESAFPLNDAQAAELATTLKAQFGKDIRLSTSVDPNLIGGVRIKVGDEVIDASVRGKLQAMAVSLKS, translated from the coding sequence ATGGCAGAAATCATTACCGTAGCGAGGCCTTACGCCGAAGCGGTATTCCGGTTGGCCAAAGATGAGAAGCGCCTGCTCCCCTGGGGCGACGCGCTGACCATCCTTGCTGCCATGATGGAAAACTCGGATGCGGTGACGTATGTCACCCATCCGAAGCGTACCGCTCAAGAGGCCGAAAAGCTGATCGTCGATGTGCTAGGTGACCGCGCCGACAGCGAAGTAAAAAACTTCATTGCCGTGCTGCTGGAAAACCACCGTCTGACGTTGCTACCGGAAATTGCCAGACAGTTTGAACTCCTTAAATCGCGTGAAGAGAGCGTGGTGGAAGCCACGGTCGAATCCGCCTTTCCGCTGAACGATGCTCAGGCCGCTGAACTTGCCACAACGCTTAAAGCGCAATTTGGCAAGGACATCCGGCTTTCGACGAGCGTCGACCCCAACCTGATCGGTGGGGTGCGGATCAAGGTGGGCGACGAAGTCATTGACGCCTCGGTGCGCGGCAAACTGCAAGCAATGGCGGTAAGCCTCAAAAGTTAG
- a CDS encoding F0F1 ATP synthase subunit B: MDINATLLGQAITFAVLVWFTMKFVWPPLTNMMDERAKRIADGLAAAERGKQDLEQASLRVEAEIRAAKQQATELILTAEKRANQVIDEAKQAARTEGERIIADAKAEIDQEVLRAKEALRSQVASIAVAGAEKILRKEIDAAKHADLLASIKAEL, encoded by the coding sequence GTGGATATTAACGCGACACTGCTGGGACAGGCGATTACCTTCGCTGTTCTGGTGTGGTTCACCATGAAATTTGTTTGGCCTCCGCTGACCAACATGATGGACGAGCGCGCCAAGCGCATTGCTGATGGCTTGGCCGCTGCGGAACGCGGTAAACAGGATCTGGAACAGGCATCTCTGCGTGTCGAGGCTGAAATTCGTGCTGCCAAGCAACAGGCAACCGAACTCATCCTCACCGCCGAGAAACGTGCCAACCAGGTCATCGATGAAGCGAAACAGGCTGCCCGGACCGAAGGCGAACGCATTATTGCTGACGCCAAGGCCGAGATTGATCAGGAAGTGCTGCGCGCCAAAGAAGCTCTGCGCAGCCAAGTGGCCAGCATTGCCGTCGCCGGCGCAGAGAAGATCCTGCGCAAGGAAATCGATGCAGCCAAACACGCTGATCTGCTAGCCTCCATCAAAGCGGAGTTGTAA
- the atpE gene encoding F0F1 ATP synthase subunit C → MEALVSQIQGMTALAAAIMIGLGAIGTALGFGILGGKFLESSARQPEMIPVLQTKLFIIAGLLDAISMIGVGVGLLYTFNNPFLTSALAVVKAGAGA, encoded by the coding sequence ATGGAAGCACTCGTTTCGCAGATTCAGGGCATGACCGCACTGGCCGCTGCCATCATGATTGGCTTGGGCGCCATCGGCACCGCACTGGGTTTCGGCATTCTGGGCGGCAAGTTCCTGGAAAGCTCGGCCCGTCAACCGGAAATGATCCCGGTTCTGCAAACCAAGCTGTTCATTATCGCTGGTCTGCTTGATGCCATCTCCATGATCGGCGTGGGTGTCGGTCTGCTGTACACCTTCAACAACCCGTTCCTGACCTCCGCCCTGGCTGTTGTCAAGGCAGGCGCTGGCGCTTAA
- the atpB gene encoding F0F1 ATP synthase subunit A, which yields MAGSATDYIKHHLTHAKAPHDGGFWSLNVDTFSVSLLLGFIFLFVFARVVRTFSIEKPGRLQCLVEIIVDMVATQVKDIFHAKSAMVAPLALTVFCWVFLMNAMDMLPVDFLPYIAQLIGGALGADPHHVYLRVVPSADVNATFAMSLSVMILIIAFSIKAKGFGGYMHELFSAPFGPKVGPINFIFQLIELIAKPISLALRLFGNMYAGELIFILIALLPWYMQWLLGAPWAIFHILVITLQAFVFMMLTIVYLSLAVEDH from the coding sequence ATGGCAGGCTCCGCTACTGACTACATCAAGCACCACCTGACTCACGCCAAAGCGCCACATGATGGCGGTTTTTGGTCGCTCAACGTCGATACCTTCTCCGTATCGCTGCTGCTGGGTTTTATCTTTCTGTTCGTGTTTGCCCGCGTGGTGCGCACGTTCAGCATTGAAAAGCCGGGCCGTCTGCAGTGTCTGGTGGAAATCATCGTCGACATGGTGGCCACTCAGGTGAAAGACATCTTCCATGCCAAGAGCGCCATGGTGGCCCCGCTGGCACTGACCGTGTTCTGCTGGGTGTTCCTGATGAACGCGATGGACATGCTGCCGGTGGATTTCCTGCCCTACATCGCCCAACTGATTGGCGGTGCCCTGGGTGCTGACCCGCATCACGTTTATCTGCGTGTGGTGCCTTCCGCTGACGTTAACGCGACTTTCGCCATGTCCCTGTCGGTGATGATCCTGATCATTGCCTTCTCGATCAAGGCCAAGGGCTTTGGCGGTTACATGCACGAGCTGTTCTCCGCGCCGTTTGGCCCGAAGGTTGGCCCGATCAACTTCATCTTCCAGCTGATCGAACTGATTGCCAAGCCGATTTCCCTGGCACTGCGGTTGTTCGGCAACATGTACGCTGGCGAACTGATTTTCATCCTGATTGCCCTGCTGCCGTGGTATATGCAGTGGCTGCTGGGCGCTCCGTGGGCCATCTTCCACATCCTGGTAATCACGCTGCAAGCGTTCGTGTTCATGATGCTGACCATCGTGTACCTGAGCCTGGCCGTGGAAGACCACTGA
- a CDS encoding ATP synthase subunit I produces MSIISEFVLGLPKQLAHTVSNVLVWQIRLALPIIILCTVLGLPDWHPALSAVMGALVGIVPALVYVRVAYRQPRGAPGRLLAAHFVAEAAKLAVTVLMFVLVLWLYKDVVPLALFSSFFATLAAYWIALLSK; encoded by the coding sequence GTGAGTATAATCTCTGAGTTCGTGCTTGGGCTGCCCAAGCAACTGGCCCATACCGTAAGTAATGTTCTGGTCTGGCAAATTCGTCTGGCGCTGCCGATTATCATCCTCTGCACCGTGCTGGGCCTGCCGGATTGGCATCCCGCCCTGTCTGCCGTCATGGGCGCACTGGTCGGTATCGTGCCAGCGCTGGTTTATGTTCGTGTCGCCTACCGCCAACCGCGAGGCGCACCCGGAAGATTGCTGGCAGCTCACTTTGTGGCCGAAGCTGCCAAGCTGGCCGTCACGGTACTGATGTTCGTACTGGTTCTGTGGCTATATAAGGATGTTGTGCCGTTAGCGTTATTTTCAAGTTTTTTTGCAACGCTGGCGGCCTATTGGATCGCCCTTCTATCTAAATAA
- a CDS encoding ParB/RepB/Spo0J family partition protein, with protein sequence MVKPKGLGRGLDALLAVNHSDDQLQTLPVTAIQPGKYQPRTRMDAASLESLAESIRAQGVIQPLVVRPVGYERYELIAGERRWRACQLAGLSEVAAIVRTVPDEAALAMALIENIQREGLNPLEEALGLKRLADEFGMTHEAVAAAVGRSRSAVSNLLRLLNLAEPVQALVNDGKLDMGHARALLTLPVMQQVSLAQDIAERGLSVRDAEQRAQQLLHPPLVRPQAGADPDVLRLAEEVSERVGAKVMIRPGKHGSGKLLVEYASLDQLDTLIAALSRRS encoded by the coding sequence ATGGTCAAACCCAAAGGACTCGGTCGCGGGCTGGATGCCCTGCTGGCAGTCAATCACAGCGATGATCAGCTGCAGACCTTGCCGGTGACGGCCATTCAGCCGGGCAAATACCAGCCACGCACGCGCATGGATGCGGCATCGCTGGAGTCCCTGGCGGAATCGATTCGCGCCCAGGGGGTGATCCAGCCACTGGTGGTGCGTCCGGTGGGCTACGAGCGCTACGAGCTGATTGCCGGCGAACGGCGCTGGCGCGCCTGCCAACTGGCCGGCCTGAGCGAGGTGGCGGCCATTGTGCGCACCGTGCCGGACGAAGCCGCGCTGGCGATGGCGCTGATTGAAAATATTCAGCGCGAAGGGCTCAATCCGCTGGAAGAAGCGCTGGGCCTGAAGCGGCTGGCTGACGAATTTGGCATGACCCACGAAGCCGTGGCGGCGGCGGTGGGCCGCTCGCGCAGCGCCGTCAGTAACCTGTTGCGTCTGCTCAATCTGGCTGAGCCGGTGCAGGCGCTGGTCAACGATGGCAAGCTGGACATGGGTCATGCCCGTGCGCTGCTCACCCTGCCGGTGATGCAGCAGGTCAGCCTGGCACAGGACATTGCTGAACGTGGTCTGTCGGTGCGCGATGCCGAGCAGCGTGCCCAGCAGCTCTTGCATCCCCCGCTGGTTCGCCCTCAGGCCGGGGCCGATCCGGACGTATTGCGGCTGGCTGAGGAGGTCTCTGAGCGTGTGGGGGCCAAGGTGATGATCCGGCCTGGCAAGCATGGGAGCGGCAAGTTGCTGGTGGAGTACGCCTCACTCGATCAGCTGGACACGCTGATTGCCGCGCTGAGCCGTCGTTCGTGA
- a CDS encoding ParA family protein has product MATVIAITNQKGGVGKTTTVVNLAASFAALGLRVLVVDLDPQANATMGSGVDKSRLPGGGLYSLLLGEASLEAIRCRSESGGYDVLPANRELGGAEVELVSAPRREQRLKDALAAVRDEYDLMILDCPPALNLLTLNGLAAASRIIIPMQCEYYALEGLSDLVNTLKKVRASLNPGIDILGLLRTMYDPRSTLAQQVAAQLSEHFRDKVFDTAIPRNIRLAEAPSYGMPALVYDRSSRGAKAYVALAAEIAGRLHLTLPKQTA; this is encoded by the coding sequence ATGGCAACGGTTATTGCGATCACCAACCAAAAAGGCGGCGTCGGCAAAACCACCACCGTGGTCAACCTGGCCGCCAGTTTTGCTGCCCTGGGCCTGCGTGTGCTGGTGGTGGACCTCGATCCGCAAGCCAACGCCACCATGGGCAGCGGCGTGGACAAGTCCCGGCTGCCTGGCGGCGGCCTGTACAGCCTGCTGCTGGGCGAGGCCAGCCTGGAAGCCATTCGCTGCCGGTCGGAGTCTGGCGGCTATGACGTGCTGCCGGCCAACCGCGAACTGGGCGGTGCCGAAGTCGAGCTGGTGTCGGCCCCGCGCCGCGAACAGCGCCTGAAAGATGCGCTGGCCGCCGTGCGCGACGAGTATGACCTGATGATTCTGGACTGCCCGCCAGCGCTGAATCTGCTGACGCTGAATGGCCTGGCTGCTGCCAGCCGGATCATCATTCCGATGCAGTGCGAATATTATGCGCTGGAAGGCCTGTCGGACCTGGTCAACACCCTGAAGAAAGTCCGGGCGTCGCTCAACCCCGGCATTGACATCCTCGGCTTGCTGCGCACCATGTACGACCCGCGCAGCACGCTGGCTCAGCAGGTGGCAGCGCAGTTGAGTGAACACTTCCGTGATAAAGTGTTCGATACTGCCATCCCGCGCAACATCCGTCTGGCCGAAGCCCCCAGCTATGGCATGCCGGCGCTGGTGTACGACCGCAGTTCGCGCGGGGCCAAGGCTTACGTGGCCCTGGCGGCAGAAATCGCCGGACGGCTCCATCTCACCTTACCCAAGCAAACGGCTTAA
- the rsmG gene encoding 16S rRNA (guanine(527)-N(7))-methyltransferase RsmG, with product MTLEQELEHGLAVLGLDFSAEQVARLNQYLALLDKWNKTYNLTAVRETERMVAYHVLDSLSALPHVRGGRVLDVGSGGGMPGMLFAIARPDWQLTLLDANHKKTTFLRQAVIELGLDNVDVQCERAEALQVSAPFDVITSRAFAELAEFVRLTRPLLAEGGVWAALKGVYPYEEIAQLPEDIRVVSVQELKVPGLDAERHLVTLARA from the coding sequence ATGACGCTTGAACAAGAACTCGAACACGGCCTGGCAGTGCTGGGCCTGGATTTTTCCGCTGAACAGGTGGCCCGGCTGAATCAGTATCTGGCCCTGCTGGACAAGTGGAACAAAACCTATAACCTGACCGCCGTGCGCGAAACCGAGCGCATGGTGGCCTACCATGTGCTCGACAGCCTGAGCGCCTTGCCGCATGTCCGGGGTGGGCGGGTGCTGGACGTGGGCTCCGGCGGCGGCATGCCCGGCATGCTGTTTGCCATTGCCCGCCCGGACTGGCAGCTGACCCTGCTGGACGCCAACCACAAGAAAACCACCTTCCTGCGTCAGGCGGTGATTGAGCTGGGGTTGGACAATGTGGACGTGCAGTGCGAGCGCGCCGAAGCGCTGCAGGTCAGCGCGCCGTTTGACGTGATCACCTCGCGGGCATTTGCCGAACTGGCCGAGTTTGTGCGGCTGACCCGGCCACTGCTGGCCGAAGGTGGCGTGTGGGCCGCCCTGAAAGGCGTGTATCCTTACGAAGAAATTGCCCAGCTGCCCGAGGACATCCGTGTGGTGTCGGTGCAGGAACTCAAGGTGCCAGGGCTGGATGCGGAACGGCATCTGGTGACCCTGGCGCGTGCATAA
- the mnmG gene encoding tRNA uridine-5-carboxymethylaminomethyl(34) synthesis enzyme MnmG produces MIYPTQFDVIVVGGGHAGTEAALAAARMGRSTLLLSHNIETLGQMSCNPSIGGIGKGHLVREVDALGGAMALATDIGGIQFRTLNSSKGPAVRATRAQADRVRYKAAIRHMLENQDNLLLFQQAVDDLLLDGDRVAGVITQAGITFRARSVVLTAGTFLSGKIHIGLEHYVGGRAGDPAALTLGARLRELALPVGRLKTGTPPRLDGRTIRFDQLEVQPGDDPRPVFSVRGSREMHPRQLPCWITHTNTQTHDIIRSGFDRSPMFTGVIEGVGPRYCPSIEDKINRFADRDSHQIFLEPEGLDTHEIYPNGISTSLPFDIQLAAVRSMRGLENVHILRPGYAIEYDYFDPRALKSSLESKHIAGLFFAGQINGTTGYEEAAAQGCLAGINAGLLVQERDSWCPGRDQAYLGVLVDDLITRGVTEPYRMFTSRAEFRLQLREDNADLRLTDMGRQLGVVGDAQWAVFSRKRDAVAAELERLRTTWVNPRVLAAADAERVLGKGIEREYSLQDLLRRPGVDYASLATLPGFGAEAAPAEVAEQVEIQVKYQGYIDRQAEENARRDQIETVLLPAAMDYAQVPGLSKEVQQKLTQHRPETLGQASRLSGMTPAAVSLLLVYLKRAHAEARKTSHDA; encoded by the coding sequence ATGATCTACCCCACTCAGTTTGACGTGATTGTTGTTGGCGGCGGCCACGCCGGCACCGAAGCTGCACTGGCAGCCGCCCGCATGGGCCGGTCTACCCTGCTGCTTAGCCACAATATTGAAACGCTGGGCCAGATGTCGTGCAATCCGTCGATTGGCGGCATCGGCAAGGGGCATCTGGTGCGCGAGGTGGATGCGCTGGGCGGCGCCATGGCGCTGGCCACCGACATCGGCGGCATCCAGTTTCGCACGCTGAACAGCTCGAAAGGCCCGGCGGTGCGCGCCACCCGCGCCCAGGCCGACCGGGTGCGCTACAAGGCGGCCATCCGCCATATGCTGGAAAACCAGGACAATCTCTTGCTGTTTCAGCAGGCGGTGGATGACTTGTTGCTGGACGGCGACCGGGTGGCCGGGGTGATCACCCAGGCCGGCATCACTTTTCGCGCCCGTTCGGTGGTGCTGACCGCCGGGACCTTTTTGTCCGGCAAAATTCATATTGGCCTGGAACACTACGTGGGCGGTCGCGCCGGCGACCCGGCGGCGCTGACGCTGGGCGCGCGCCTGCGCGAGCTGGCCTTGCCGGTGGGCCGGCTGAAAACCGGCACGCCGCCGCGTCTGGACGGACGTACCATCCGCTTTGACCAGCTGGAAGTGCAGCCGGGCGATGACCCGCGCCCGGTGTTTTCGGTGCGCGGCTCGCGCGAGATGCACCCGCGTCAGCTGCCGTGCTGGATCACCCACACCAATACCCAGACCCACGACATCATCCGCTCCGGCTTTGACCGCTCACCGATGTTTACCGGGGTAATCGAAGGCGTTGGTCCGCGCTATTGTCCGTCGATCGAAGACAAGATCAACCGTTTTGCCGACCGTGACAGTCACCAGATTTTTCTCGAGCCGGAAGGGCTGGATACCCACGAAATCTACCCGAACGGCATTTCCACCAGTCTGCCGTTCGATATCCAGCTGGCGGCAGTGCGCAGCATGCGCGGGCTGGAAAATGTGCATATCCTGCGCCCCGGCTACGCCATCGAATACGATTACTTTGACCCGCGCGCCCTGAAGTCCAGCCTGGAAAGCAAGCATATTGCCGGGCTGTTCTTTGCCGGCCAGATCAACGGCACCACTGGTTACGAAGAAGCGGCGGCACAAGGCTGTCTGGCCGGGATCAACGCCGGGCTGCTGGTGCAGGAGCGTGACAGCTGGTGCCCTGGCCGTGACCAGGCCTATCTGGGGGTGCTGGTGGATGACCTGATTACCCGTGGGGTGACCGAGCCGTACCGGATGTTCACCAGCCGCGCCGAGTTTCGCCTGCAATTGCGCGAGGACAACGCCGACTTGCGCCTGACGGATATGGGCCGCCAGTTGGGGGTGGTGGGCGATGCGCAGTGGGCGGTGTTCAGTCGCAAGCGCGACGCGGTGGCAGCCGAGCTGGAGCGCTTGCGCACCACCTGGGTGAATCCGCGCGTGCTGGCCGCTGCCGACGCCGAGCGGGTGCTGGGCAAGGGTATCGAACGCGAATACAGCCTGCAGGATTTGCTGCGCCGCCCTGGGGTGGATTACGCCAGCCTGGCCACCCTGCCTGGTTTTGGCGCAGAAGCCGCGCCGGCGGAGGTTGCCGAGCAGGTGGAAATTCAGGTCAAATACCAAGGCTATATTGACCGTCAGGCTGAAGAAAACGCCCGCCGCGACCAGATCGAAACCGTATTGCTGCCCGCCGCGATGGACTACGCGCAGGTGCCTGGCTTATCTAAAGAAGTGCAACAAAAACTGACGCAGCATCGCCCGGAAACCCTGGGTCAGGCATCGCGCCTGTCCGGCATGACCCCGGCGGCGGTGTCGCTGCTGCTGGTGTATCTGAAACGCGCCCACGCTGAGGCCCGAAAGACTTCCCATGACGCTTGA
- a CDS encoding GNAT family N-acetyltransferase encodes MLQERLARAPRAARLTVRLAQSADEVRQAQKLRYRIFGEEMGARLASAEMGIDCDDYDELCDHLIVLNQASGEVIGTYRMLSPDNARRAPQLYSEHEFDLSRLTHVRDRLVEVGRSCVHPDYRTGGTIALLWSGLAQYVREQNAEYLAGCASVSLNDGGHQAASLYRKLEATHLAPTDWRVFPHLPLPLAELSDTVDVAIPALIKGYLRAGSFVCGEPAWDPDFNCADFFMLLPMGRVTDRYNKHFVAEH; translated from the coding sequence ATGCTGCAAGAACGACTTGCCCGTGCCCCGCGCGCGGCGCGCCTCACCGTGCGCCTGGCACAAAGCGCCGACGAAGTGCGCCAGGCGCAAAAGCTGCGCTACCGCATTTTTGGCGAAGAAATGGGTGCCCGGCTGGCTTCGGCGGAAATGGGCATTGACTGCGACGACTACGACGAACTGTGCGATCACCTGATCGTGCTCAACCAGGCCAGCGGCGAAGTGATCGGCACCTACCGCATGCTCAGCCCGGACAACGCCCGCCGTGCGCCGCAACTGTATTCCGAACATGAGTTTGACCTGTCGCGGCTGACGCATGTGCGCGACCGCCTGGTAGAAGTGGGCCGCTCCTGTGTTCACCCCGATTACCGCACGGGCGGCACCATTGCCCTGCTCTGGTCGGGCCTGGCCCAGTATGTGCGCGAACAGAATGCCGAATACCTGGCCGGCTGCGCCAGCGTCAGCCTGAACGACGGTGGCCATCAGGCCGCCAGCCTGTATCGCAAGCTGGAGGCCACCCACCTGGCCCCGACCGACTGGCGGGTGTTTCCGCACCTACCGCTGCCACTGGCCGAGCTGAGCGATACCGTCGATGTGGCGATTCCGGCGCTGATCAAGGGCTATTTGCGCGCCGGTTCGTTTGTTTGCGGCGAACCGGCCTGGGACCCTGATTTTAACTGCGCTGATTTTTTCATGCTGCTGCCGATGGGACGGGTGACCGACCGGTATAACAAGCATTTTGTGGCCGAGCATTAA
- a CDS encoding sigma-54-dependent Fis family transcriptional regulator has translation MSLPAIPAELRSLLEQLPEPHILFTPDYRIVFANRAYRDSHGSGRALLGQTCYHVSHHYDAPCDESGESCPLARSRQSGQRERVLHLHHTPHGEEYVDIELIPLRNAHGEISWFVERMTPLPSARRHGDDGLIGRAPTFVRMLEQISRVAPSDATVLLQGESGSGKELVAQAIHRASKRANRPFVVVDCSGLPETLFESALFGHERGAFTGAVSRQIGLIEAAQGGTLFLDEVGDIPLTLQVKLLRLLETGAFRRVGSVEPRHADVRVISATHRPLRQMVADGRFRQDLFFRLNTFPIALPPLRARREDIPALTEALLERVAPGRGLRLSPTALARLAGMPFPGNVRELRNLLERASLLCDGAQIEPQHLDDPLDSPWLVPAATLPVATAPANSPASRKALATQLGISERTLYRRLKTGWRP, from the coding sequence ATGAGCCTGCCCGCCATCCCGGCCGAGCTGCGCTCGCTGCTGGAGCAACTGCCCGAGCCGCACATCCTGTTCACCCCGGATTACCGCATCGTGTTCGCCAACCGCGCCTATCGCGATTCACACGGCAGTGGGCGCGCACTGCTTGGGCAAACCTGCTATCACGTCTCGCATCACTACGACGCACCGTGTGATGAATCCGGCGAAAGCTGTCCGTTGGCGCGCAGCCGGCAATCCGGCCAGCGCGAGCGCGTGCTGCATCTGCATCACACCCCGCATGGCGAGGAATACGTCGATATCGAGCTGATTCCGCTGCGCAATGCCCATGGCGAAATCAGCTGGTTTGTCGAGCGCATGACGCCGTTGCCCAGCGCCCGTCGCCATGGCGACGACGGCCTGATTGGCCGGGCACCAACGTTTGTGCGCATGCTGGAGCAGATCAGCCGGGTGGCACCGTCAGACGCCACTGTGTTGTTGCAAGGCGAATCGGGCTCAGGCAAGGAGCTGGTGGCGCAGGCGATACACCGCGCCAGCAAGCGTGCCAACCGGCCCTTTGTGGTGGTGGATTGTTCCGGCCTGCCGGAAACCCTGTTCGAGAGCGCGCTGTTTGGCCACGAGCGCGGTGCCTTCACCGGTGCGGTCAGCCGCCAGATCGGGCTGATCGAAGCGGCTCAGGGCGGCACGCTGTTTCTGGATGAAGTGGGGGATATTCCGCTGACCTTGCAGGTCAAGCTGCTGCGCCTGCTGGAAACCGGCGCTTTTCGTCGAGTTGGCTCGGTTGAGCCACGCCACGCTGATGTGCGGGTGATCTCCGCCACCCACCGGCCATTGCGGCAGATGGTGGCGGACGGGCGCTTTCGTCAGGATTTGTTCTTCCGGCTGAACACCTTTCCGATTGCCCTGCCACCCTTGCGCGCCCGGCGCGAGGACATCCCGGCGCTGACCGAAGCGTTGCTGGAACGCGTCGCACCCGGTCGTGGGCTGCGCCTGAGCCCGACCGCGCTGGCCCGGCTGGCCGGCATGCCGTTTCCGGGCAATGTGCGCGAACTACGCAACCTGCTGGAGCGCGCCAGCCTGCTGTGCGATGGCGCACAAATCGAGCCTCAGCACCTGGACGACCCGCTGGACAGCCCCTGGCTGGTACCCGCCGCCACGCTCCCGGTTGCCACCGCGCCAGCAAATAGCCCAGCCAGCCGCAAGGCGCTGGCCACGCAACTGGGCATCAGCGAACGCACGCTGTACCGACGGCTGAAGACGGGCTGGCGACCGTAA
- the cydP gene encoding cytochrome oxidase putative small subunit CydP gives MFRSHLSPLARHLWWIVLAKLCVLCALWWVFIRPERVSVDDTRMAGRLAAPPVAVYTKGSAHEH, from the coding sequence ATGTTCCGTTCCCATCTTTCCCCGCTGGCCCGCCATCTGTGGTGGATTGTGCTAGCCAAGCTGTGTGTGTTGTGCGCGCTGTGGTGGGTATTCATCCGCCCCGAGCGGGTCAGCGTGGACGACACACGCATGGCCGGGCGGCTGGCTGCACCGCCCGTTGCTGTTTATACGAAAGGATCTGCACATGAGCATTGA